The proteins below come from a single Capricornis sumatraensis isolate serow.1 chromosome 14, serow.2, whole genome shotgun sequence genomic window:
- the APOBEC4 gene encoding putative C->U-editing enzyme APOBEC-4 yields the protein MEPLYEEYLANHGTIVKPYYWLSFSLDCSNCPYHIRTGEEARVPYTEFYQIFGFPYGPTYPPTKHLTFYELKTSSGSLVQKGHASSCTGNDTHPESMLFEMNGYFDSAVHSNDGMRHIILYSSNSPCNEANHCCISKMYTFLAKYPDITLSIYFSQLYHTEAEFPASPWNREALRSLASLWPQVTLSPISGGMWYSLLSNFVSGVQGATVFQPILTGRALADRHNAHEINAITGVKPYFTDVLLQAKENPNVKVQAALEGYPLNNVLPRQSFQVTSGQLQSNLTLDPRVPVIFMLVPYRDLPPIHVGPSPQKPRNIIRHLNMPQISFQETGDLRKSPIGMPVERAEITGQFASSKEANEKKKKKGKN from the coding sequence atggagcCCTTATATGAGGAATACTTGGCCAATCACGGAACAATAGTAAAACCTTATTACTGGCTGAGTTTCTCTCTCGATTGCTCGAATTGTCCTTACCATATTCGGACGGGTGAAGAAGCAAGAGTTCCCTACACAGAATTTTATCAGATTTTTGGATTCCCTTACGGGCCAACATATCCTCCAACGAAACACCTCACGTTCTATGAGCTGAAAACTTCTTCTGGAAGCCTGGTGCAAAAGGGTCATGCCAGCAGCTGCACTGGGAATGATACCCACCCGGAATCCATGTTATTCGAGATGAACGGATACTTTGACTCGGCCGTACACAGTAACGACGGCATGAGGCATATTATTCTGTACTCCAGCAACTCCCCTTGCAATGAAGCTAACCACTGCTGCATCAGCAAAATGTATACCTTCCTGGCAAAGTATCCAGACATCACTCTTAGTATTTACTTTTCTCAGCTCTATCACACAGAGGCTGAATTTCCTGCCTCGCCGTGGAACCGCGAAGCTCTCCGGAGCCTGGCCAGTTTATGGCCACAGGTCACTTTGAGCCCAATAAGCGGTGGGATGTGGTATTCTCTCCTCAGCAACTTTGTGAGTGGTGTCCAGGGAGCAACTGTTTTCCAGCCCATTTTAACCGGGAGAGCTCTGGCGGACAGGCACAACGCACATGAAATCAATGCCATAACAGGGGTGAAACCATATTTCACCGATGTTCTTCTCCAAGCAAAAGAGAATCCAAACGTAAAAGTTCAGGCAGCTCTGGAGGGCTACCCCTTAAACAATGTCCTTCCCAGGCAGTCTTTTCAAGTGACAAGCGGACAGCTGCAATCCAATCTGACCCTCGACCCCAGGGTTCCTGTCATATTCATGCTGGTGCCTTATAGAGACCTACCACCAATCCATGTAGGACCAAGTCCACAGAAACCCAGGAATATCATAAGGCATTTAAATATGCCTCAAATATCATTCCAGGAAACTGGCGATCTCAGAAAGTCTCCCATTGGCATGCCAGTGGAGAGAGCAGAAATCACAGGACAGTTTGCAAGTAGCAAAGAAGCgaatgaaaagaagaagaagaaagggaaaaactaa